The DNA sequence TAATAAATTAACATTCTGAGTATCCTTATTATAATATCTGAAACTATAAATATTGTTATTTCTGGAAGCTTTTATTAAGCCATTTGTAGTACCAATCCATAGGTTATCATTACTACTATTAATTGCAGTTGTATTTAAAGTGCCTATAGAATTAAATGTTTCGAGTATTTGTGGATAGTTTTCTAAGATTTCTAATTTGCTGTCCGATTTATTATATCCTAAGATGTAAAGACTTTGTGGGGTAATAGCAAGAATTTTATTGTTTTCAAATGATTTTATATCTACAATGTTTTCTTTAAAATTTGTAGCTATATATTCCCCATTATTATTTAAAATATAAATACCATTTTTGGTTCCTACCCATTGTCTTTCAAAATGATCTTCAAATAAAGAAATGATTTCATTATTAGTTTTGTATAAATTATCATTAGTTGCAGTGCTAAAAGTTGTGTCTAAATTTAATTTAGATATATCTTCTTCTATTTTAATTTTAAGTAAACCTTTATTTTTAAGATTAACTAATAGGTGACCATTTTTTGTTTTACCTTTAACATTGGTGGTGGTATTTTTAAAAAAACCAGTAAATTTGTTTTCTTTTCTATTAAAATGAATAAGGTAGCTTTCACTGCCAATCCATAAGTTATTGTATTGGTCTTCAATAATTGAATTGATATTGTTATTTGAAATGGAGTTAGCATTAAAAACATCATATTGATATTGTGTTATATCATGTCCATCGTATTTGTCTAATCCAGAATTGCTTCCAATCCATAAATAACCAAAACTATCTTTAAACAATACATTTACTTTTTTATTATATAAAACACCATGAATATCTAATTCATGAAAAATAACAGAAGTAGACTGCGAGTGTACTACAGATAAATAGAATAAAGAAATAATTAAAATAAAATAATAATGATGTGATTTGGTGTTTTTTAAAACTTTCATATCAAAAGAGTAGGGCAAAAATGTTTAGTTGGTGTCTTTTTAACCAAGAGTAAGACAAATTACATAATTTTATTTCAATTTTCATCTAAAATAACAAGGCTTATGGTATTATTATGTTAAAAATACAGGGTTTAAATGTTGCATAAGCCATTGCTTAATGTAAGTAGCTAAGACTGCAACATATTTAGGCTACTTATAAGAAAATCTTTTTTTATTTTGCTTATACTTTTGTATTCTGTTGAAAGATGTGTGTTTATTAGGCTAAACACACTTAATTTAAATTTAAATAAATGAAAAAAAATATGGTTTTATTGTCAGCTTTATCGTTGGCTTTAGCATTTTCTTGTGTTAATAATAATAATAATAATAAAAATAATGAGCTTGTAGAAGAGAATTCAAATAAACCCAATATTATTTACATTCTTGCTGATGATCTTGGTTATGGAGACTTAAGTAGCTATGGACAAGAAAAATTTACCACACCAAATATTGATAAGTTAGCTTCTCAAGGGATGCTTTTTACTCAGCATTACTCCGGCAATACTGTTTGTGCGCCATCACGCTCTGCGTTACTAACAGGTATGCACACTGGGCATACACCGGTTAGAGGAAATAAAGAAATTGCTCCCGAAGGACAGCACCCTATACCAGATGAGACTTATACTTTGGCAGAGTCATTAAAAAAAGCAGGCTATGTTACTGGGGCTTTTGGAAAATGGGGTTTAGGGTATCCTGGTTCAGAGGGTGACCCTATTAATCAAGGATTTGATGTTTTTTATGGATATAATTGTCAACGATTAGGGCATCATTATTATCCATACCATTTATGGTCAAATAGAGACTCTATTGTTTTAACAGGGAATGCAGGAACTAAAAAAGAAATGTATGGCCCTGCATTAATTCATGAAAAAACCATCGAGTTTATAGAAACCAATAGAGATACACCTTTCTTTTTATATGTGCCTTCTATAATTCCTCACGCGGAATTAGCAGCTCCAGAATCATATATAGCTAAAAATAGAGGGAAATATTTACCAGAAAAAAGTTATAAAGGAACTGATGGAGGTCCTGATTACAGACAGGGTAAATATGAATCGCAAACAGATGTTCATGCCACTTTTGTAGCAATGATAGAAATTTTAGATGAGCAAGTGGGTGAAATCGTAGCAAAAGTTAAAGAATTAGGTCTTGAAGATAATACTATAATTGTGTTTACGTCTGATAATGGTCCACATAGCGAAGGAGGAGCAGATCCTGAATATTTTAACAGTAATGGTCCTTTAAAGGGGATTAAAAGAGATTTATATGAAGGAGGTATTAGAGTACCTATGATTGTTAAATGGCCCGGGAAAATCAAACAAGGCAGTAAAACAGATTTAATATCTGCTTTTTGGGATGTGTTTCCTACATTTTCAGAAATTGCGGGCTCCAATGTCCCAGAAAAATTAGATGGTATTTCATTTCTCCCAACCTTGTTAGGAAATGCAGATGAACAAAAACAGCATGCGTATTTGTATTGGGAATTTCATGAAAGAGGAGGCAGGCAAGCTATTAGAAAAGGAAAATGGAAAGCTGTTAAATATAATGTTCTAAAAAAACCTAATGCACCTATTGAATTATATGACCTTTCTATTGATATAGGTGAAGAAAATAATGTAGCGAGTCAACACCCTGATATCGTTAAAGAAATGGAAACTATTTTAAAAGACGCTAGAACACCTTCAGAAGTATTTACATTTAATCAAGTATCATTCTAAATTTAGGTTTAGTAGTTTCAATATTAGTATTTTAAATTTTTTATATGGTTTTTAAAAATTTATATTTTACCTTAACTGTTTGCTTATTTCAAGTATTAGTTGTTTTGGGGCAAAATTTAAAAACCATTGAAATTAATACCAATGCGGGACATCCTATAAATAGAGGTGCGAGTGGTTTTAATGTCCGCATAGCTGATAAAGTATGGAATTATACCCATCCCGATTTTATTGAAGCGGTGAAAGAGCTAAAACCTGGTTGGTTACGTTATTTCTCTGGAACTATGGGAGATGCTTTTAGTAGTGCTACTGGTCAGTATGATTTAGATTATATTGCCATGTTTGATCATCAAAAACCTTTTTTAAAAGGACATCGTTTTGTAGAAGTTAAAGGCCCACATAGATTAACAGATCTATATCACCTTTTAGGAGAAATAAATGGAAAACTTATTATAACAATAAATGCTTTTTCAGAAAGTCCAGAAATGATTTTGGAATTAGCCAGATTCTGTAAAAACAACAACATTAAAGTAGAAACATGGCAATTCTGTAATGAACCTTATTTTTATGTGCCAAATAGAAATCGTTATTGGTGGAATGATGGCTATGATTATGCCACTAAAATGCAACCGTATGCTGAGGCTATTCAGCAAATATTTCCTGACGCTAAACTAACCCTCAATTACACATGGGATGGTGTTTGGACTTTTATGAAAGAGATTAATCAATTTCAAAAAGAGCAAGGTGCTTATTGGAATGTGTTCTCAAAACATTCTTATGCTCCACACACCGGCAGAGAGGAAACGCTGGATCAAGCTTATAGACGAGGAAACACTAAGTTGATAGAAGCAACTTCAGCTTACGCAATGCAGCAAATTCAAGATTATACATGGGAAGACATTCCTATGGTGATTACCGAATTTGGGGTTTGGAACCGCCCTTTAAATGGTATTTATTCAAGTATTTACAATATAGAATATGTAATGCGTCAATTAGAACATACCAATACAGAATTTGTTGGAGCACATGAAGTTAGTAATAAGTACGTTCCCCTAAATAATAAGAATAATATTATAGAAGAGGCCTTCAAATTAGGTAAAAAAATAGATACAGATACTATATTAACGGGAATTCGTAGAGATTTGGAGGGCAAAGCTTATAAAATATTTCATGAGGCAACTAATAACTCGGAGTTTTTATATAATACAAGTATTATAAACGGTCCTCAGGTTCCAGGTTTGTCTAATACCAATGTTAATGGGATGTTTGCTCAAACATATAAAGGCATTAATGGTTATAATTATTTGGTAGTTACCAACAGAAGTGGAGAAACTAATAACTTTCAAGTGAAATTGAATGGGAAAAATCTTAATCAAGAATTTTTCACAACCTACATTTCTGCGGATTCATTAAGAACTTGGAATACAGATATTCTTAATACAAGTTATAAAAATGGAAGTATTCAAATAGAACCATATAGCGTTTCGGTAAGCAAATGGAAAACAGATATCACTAAATTACCACAGCCTACCATATATAAAGCAAACGTAGTTAAAGAAGGTGTTTTAATCAAGTGGGGTACTATTGATGCTGCTACAAATTATAAAGTACATTATGGTACAGATACTACAAATTTAAAATACACACAATTAGTAGAAAATCAGAATAGCACTTTAATAACTGGGTTAAAATTGAATGAATCATATGTTTTTAAAGTAGAAGCAATTAATAATAGGTATACTAGTTTAAAGTCTAATAGTGTTTCTGTAAGCTATCAATTACCTGATAAAGTTAAAATATATAAGGTTTCAAGGCGTGATGACGCCGTGACACTTTTTTGGCAAAGCGTACCAAATACAACAAGTTATTTAATAAACTATATTGATGAGAATGGAAAAGCCATAGAAATTGATACTAAAAACGTATTTGGTTATAGAATTGAGGGGTTTAAAGATAATACAGAATATCAATTTACAATAACGGCTTATAATGGTTTAGGAAAAGGAGTGCCTTCAAATATTGAAACTGTTTTGGTATCCTCAAAAGTACCTTTAAGCCCTAGAAATGTTTCAGCAACTAAAAAAACATTAAATAGTATTGAAGTAAAATGGTTTGCTCAAAATCAGGTGTTGCCTAATACTTGCTATAATGTTTATAGGGGTGAAAAATTACATGAACTTACTAAAATAGCTACTTGCATTCAAGATACTATCTATATGGATTATGATGTTGATATAGATAAACAATATTATTATACTGTTAAAGCACAGACAGAGGTTGGAGAAAGTAATTTTCATCCTAATATTGCTACTGCTTTTTCTATGGAAAACAAAGATAAAGTAGCCATTCAAACAATTGAAAATCAAAAGGAAGGTTATTTAGTTAAAGTGAAACTAAATAAAATGACTATTAATTCTAAAGATACTTATGGAGTTATAATTAATAACGTATCTTATTTAAACGTTGAGGATGTTAAAATTGCTGGCCTTCCTGAAAAGAAGGGAAGTACAACGTTTAATGTTCTTATTCCACGATCAAAATTAAAAGAAAATTCAAATTATGCTATAAAAGCATTTGTAATAAAACAAGGTCGTACCTTTGAAAGTGCTATTGTAAATCAACAAATTAGTAAAAAAATATAACATATTAATATTTACAAAATGATAAAGTATTCTATTTTCATTCTTACCGTAGTTTCATTTATTTCTTGTCATCAAGCTGAAATAAAAAGGCCTGTTTATGTAGCTGAAGCCTGGGAAAATCCTGAATGGGAAAATCCAGAAATATTTCAAATAAACAGAGAAGAACCAACAGCGTCTTTTTATAAATATTTGGATGAAAAATCAGCTATAGCTAATGACAGTTGGAATAATTCTTCATTATATCAATCTTTAAATGGTACTTGGAAATTCTATTATGCAGATAGTGTACAGGCAAGACCTACAGATTTTTATAAATCAGATTTTAATATAGATGGTTGGGATGACATTACCGTGCCATCAAACTGGGAATTAAAAGGTCATGGTATTCCTGTTTATACGAATAGGACTTACATGTTTCCTGCAAACCCACCATTTATTCCACACAATTTAAATAACAATGGAACCTACAAGAAAGAATTTGAAATTTCTAAAGATTGGGATGGAAAAGATATTTATTTACATTTTGAAGGTGTTAGTGGAGCAATGTATGTGTGGTTAAATGGTAAAATGATAGGTTATAATGAAGGAAGTAAAACAGCTGCGGAATTTAAAATAACAGACTTTGTTAAAAAAGGCACAAATGATTTAGCCGTTCAAGTATTACGTTGGTCAGATGCCAGTTATATGGAAGATCAAGATTTTTGGAGATTAAGCGGAATAGAGCGTGATGTATATGTGTATGCAGCAAATAAGATAACATTAAGAGATTTTAGAGTTACTTCGGATTTAGAAAATGACTATAAAGATGGTGTTTTTAAAGTAGATTTAAAAATAGATAATAATACAGATACTGCTGTTGAAAAAGATGTGAAAGTGCAATTGTTGGATGGGACTACTGAAATTTATTCTGATACCAAAAAAGTACAATTAAAAGAAGGAAGGACTGTCGTTAACTTTAATCAAAACATTCCAAATGTAAAAACATGGAATGCAGAATACCCTAATTTATACACGCTCTTATTAACGATGAATGGCGAATCAACTGCTATTAAAGTTGGGTTTAGAAACATCGCCATTAAAAACAACCAGTTTTTAGTAAACGGAAAGCCTGTATTATTAAAAGGGGCAAATCTTCACGATCATAGTGATACAGAAGGTCATGTAATTTCTGAAGCGTTAACGAAGCTTGATATGGAAGTAATGAAACAAAATAACTTAAATGCTATTCGTTGTAGCCATTACCCTAAGAACCCATTTTTTTACAGATTAGCAGATAAATATGGTTTTTATGTAATAGATGAAGCTAATATTGAAACACATGGTATGGGGACTACTAATCAAGGTTTAAATAACAATATAAAAGCACAATCAATTCACCCAGGGTATTTACCACAATGGAAAGGCATGCACATGGATAGAACTGTAAGAATGTTTGAACGTGATAAAAATTATCCATCTATTGTTACTTGGTCTTTAGGAAATGAAGCGGGAAATGGTGAAAACTTTTTTGCAACTTATAAATGGTTAAAAGAACAGGATACAACCAGACCAACACAGTATGAAGGTGCAACGCAATATGCAAATACAGATATTCAACCTCCCATGTATTGGCCTATTGAAAGAATGATAGAATATGCCGAAAATAATCCAACGAGGCCTTTAATTCAGTGTGAATATGCACATGCTATGGGTAATAGTGTAGGTAATTTACAAGATTATTGGGATGTTATTGAAAAATACGACATCATGCAAGGTGGTTTTATCTGGGATTGGGTAGATCAAGGGATTTTAACTAAAAACGAAGCTGGCGAAGAATTTTGGGCTTATGGTGGCGATTTAGGTGCAGGACATTTACATCACGATCAAAATTTCTGTTTAAATGGTATTGTAAATCCAGACAGAACACCTCACCCTGCTTTATTTGAGGTGAAAAAAGTATACCAATATATCAAGTTTAGAGATATAAATATTGAAAATGGAGACATTGAAATAAAAAATATTTATGATTTTACGAACTTGAACACTTTAGATTTTTCTTGGTCATTACTTAAAAACGGAAAAGAAGTAGCAAACGGAGTGTTACCAGCACTGGATATTGAGCCATATGCATCGGAAAAAGTAAAAGTTGAATTACCAAAACTTGAAGATACTAATGCAGAATATCATTTGAACTTATATGCTAAAACAAAATCTGCAACAGATTTAGTTCCTAAAGGTCATATTCTGGCATATGAGCAATTAGTTGTTTCTAAAGGAAGAAAATCAATTCAATTTGATAATAAAGAAGCTATGAATGTTGTTGAAGACGCTGAGGTAATGAATATTTCAGGGAAATCATTCAAAATGGCTTTTAATAAAAAAACAGGGATTATAACAACATTAGATTATGGTAATGGAAATATTTTGTTAGAAGGCATTCAAGCTAATTTTTGGAGACCTACTACTGATAACGATTTTGGACATAAAATGCCGAAAAAATTAGGGGTTTGGAAAGACGCTACAAAAAATCAAGAATTTGTTTCCATAAATAAAATAGAAGGTGACAATAACAGTATCAAAGTTATTTCTAAATACAAGTTACCAGCAGTAAACAGCGATTTGGAAATCAATTATACCGTGCATTCAAACGGAGCCGTTTTAGTTAAAACAGATATTTCCGGATTGGATACTAAATTACCTGTATTACCTCGATTTGGAAATAATTTCATCATCAAAAATGAATTTAATACGGTGCATTGGTTTGGTAGAGGACCACATGAAAACTATCAAGATAGAAATACAGCAGCTTTAGTTGGTAACTATGAAGCTTCTGTTGAAGAGTTGTATTTCCCATACATTCGTCCTCAAGAAAATGGGTACAAAACAGATACACGTTGGGTAACATTTACAAACAACACAGGTAATGGTATCAAGGTAACAGCTACTGATTTAGTGTCATTTAGTGCACATCATCAATATAATGATGATTTTGATGCAGGGAAAGAAAAACAACAACGTCACACTACAGATATTAAAAAACGCGATTTAGTAAACATCAATATTGACTATAAACAAATGGGTGTTGGAGGAGATAACAGCTGGGGAAGAATGCCTCATG is a window from the Pseudalgibacter alginicilyticus genome containing:
- a CDS encoding arylsulfatase, coding for MKKNMVLLSALSLALAFSCVNNNNNNKNNELVEENSNKPNIIYILADDLGYGDLSSYGQEKFTTPNIDKLASQGMLFTQHYSGNTVCAPSRSALLTGMHTGHTPVRGNKEIAPEGQHPIPDETYTLAESLKKAGYVTGAFGKWGLGYPGSEGDPINQGFDVFYGYNCQRLGHHYYPYHLWSNRDSIVLTGNAGTKKEMYGPALIHEKTIEFIETNRDTPFFLYVPSIIPHAELAAPESYIAKNRGKYLPEKSYKGTDGGPDYRQGKYESQTDVHATFVAMIEILDEQVGEIVAKVKELGLEDNTIIVFTSDNGPHSEGGADPEYFNSNGPLKGIKRDLYEGGIRVPMIVKWPGKIKQGSKTDLISAFWDVFPTFSEIAGSNVPEKLDGISFLPTLLGNADEQKQHAYLYWEFHERGGRQAIRKGKWKAVKYNVLKKPNAPIELYDLSIDIGEENNVASQHPDIVKEMETILKDARTPSEVFTFNQVSF
- a CDS encoding fibronectin type III domain-containing protein, encoding MVFKNLYFTLTVCLFQVLVVLGQNLKTIEINTNAGHPINRGASGFNVRIADKVWNYTHPDFIEAVKELKPGWLRYFSGTMGDAFSSATGQYDLDYIAMFDHQKPFLKGHRFVEVKGPHRLTDLYHLLGEINGKLIITINAFSESPEMILELARFCKNNNIKVETWQFCNEPYFYVPNRNRYWWNDGYDYATKMQPYAEAIQQIFPDAKLTLNYTWDGVWTFMKEINQFQKEQGAYWNVFSKHSYAPHTGREETLDQAYRRGNTKLIEATSAYAMQQIQDYTWEDIPMVITEFGVWNRPLNGIYSSIYNIEYVMRQLEHTNTEFVGAHEVSNKYVPLNNKNNIIEEAFKLGKKIDTDTILTGIRRDLEGKAYKIFHEATNNSEFLYNTSIINGPQVPGLSNTNVNGMFAQTYKGINGYNYLVVTNRSGETNNFQVKLNGKNLNQEFFTTYISADSLRTWNTDILNTSYKNGSIQIEPYSVSVSKWKTDITKLPQPTIYKANVVKEGVLIKWGTIDAATNYKVHYGTDTTNLKYTQLVENQNSTLITGLKLNESYVFKVEAINNRYTSLKSNSVSVSYQLPDKVKIYKVSRRDDAVTLFWQSVPNTTSYLINYIDENGKAIEIDTKNVFGYRIEGFKDNTEYQFTITAYNGLGKGVPSNIETVLVSSKVPLSPRNVSATKKTLNSIEVKWFAQNQVLPNTCYNVYRGEKLHELTKIATCIQDTIYMDYDVDIDKQYYYTVKAQTEVGESNFHPNIATAFSMENKDKVAIQTIENQKEGYLVKVKLNKMTINSKDTYGVIINNVSYLNVEDVKIAGLPEKKGSTTFNVLIPRSKLKENSNYAIKAFVIKQGRTFESAIVNQQISKKI
- a CDS encoding glycoside hydrolase family 2 TIM barrel-domain containing protein, which encodes MIKYSIFILTVVSFISCHQAEIKRPVYVAEAWENPEWENPEIFQINREEPTASFYKYLDEKSAIANDSWNNSSLYQSLNGTWKFYYADSVQARPTDFYKSDFNIDGWDDITVPSNWELKGHGIPVYTNRTYMFPANPPFIPHNLNNNGTYKKEFEISKDWDGKDIYLHFEGVSGAMYVWLNGKMIGYNEGSKTAAEFKITDFVKKGTNDLAVQVLRWSDASYMEDQDFWRLSGIERDVYVYAANKITLRDFRVTSDLENDYKDGVFKVDLKIDNNTDTAVEKDVKVQLLDGTTEIYSDTKKVQLKEGRTVVNFNQNIPNVKTWNAEYPNLYTLLLTMNGESTAIKVGFRNIAIKNNQFLVNGKPVLLKGANLHDHSDTEGHVISEALTKLDMEVMKQNNLNAIRCSHYPKNPFFYRLADKYGFYVIDEANIETHGMGTTNQGLNNNIKAQSIHPGYLPQWKGMHMDRTVRMFERDKNYPSIVTWSLGNEAGNGENFFATYKWLKEQDTTRPTQYEGATQYANTDIQPPMYWPIERMIEYAENNPTRPLIQCEYAHAMGNSVGNLQDYWDVIEKYDIMQGGFIWDWVDQGILTKNEAGEEFWAYGGDLGAGHLHHDQNFCLNGIVNPDRTPHPALFEVKKVYQYIKFRDINIENGDIEIKNIYDFTNLNTLDFSWSLLKNGKEVANGVLPALDIEPYASEKVKVELPKLEDTNAEYHLNLYAKTKSATDLVPKGHILAYEQLVVSKGRKSIQFDNKEAMNVVEDAEVMNISGKSFKMAFNKKTGIITTLDYGNGNILLEGIQANFWRPTTDNDFGHKMPKKLGVWKDATKNQEFVSINKIEGDNNSIKVISKYKLPAVNSDLEINYTVHSNGAVLVKTDISGLDTKLPVLPRFGNNFIIKNEFNTVHWFGRGPHENYQDRNTAALVGNYEASVEELYFPYIRPQENGYKTDTRWVTFTNNTGNGIKVTATDLVSFSAHHQYNDDFDAGKEKQQRHTTDIKKRDLVNINIDYKQMGVGGDNSWGRMPHEKYRIKAQNLSYSYIIEAVNSEK